AAATCGAAGATCCATTTTTTCAAACTGCTTATTCATTTGTTCCATCATTTTCATTAATTGTTGCTCCATTGTATCACCTCGACAATTATACCATTTTACAAATAAGGTATCGTATCTTTATTTTTCCTTATGAAAACTTATTTAATAGCAAATACTAATAAAAATTTATCCCTTTAATGCGTTATCTGAATACCATTTACAGCAAATTATTGCCATGCTATACTCACTTCGGTTAAGTAAGAAAATTATAGCAAAATGGTAATATAGAGGGGAATTGTACTATGAATAAAAGAAGAAACAATCAGCCTGCACCAAAATTTGTAAGTGCCTTAGAATACATAAATGTTTTAATCGGATCCGCGATTATTGCGCTCGCCTTTAATGTATTTCTCCTGCCAAATCAAATTGCGTCGGGAGGCGTAAGCGGTATTAGTACGATTTTATTAAGCGTATTCGGCTGGGAGCCGGCCTATGTCCAATGGGCTTTTAATATTCCATTGTTTATTGCAGGGGTAATTTTTTTAGGAAAACAATTTGGAGTTAAAACGCTCGTAGGAACGATATTCTTGCCTTTTGTGGTCTTCTTAACAAAGAATATTGATCCTTGGACAAATGATGCCTTGCTTGGAGCACTTTTCGGTGGAATAGTTGTAGGACTAGGATTAGGAATTGTATTTAGGGGAAATGGTTCAACGGGCGGTACGGATTTAGCCGCACAAATCATAACAAAGTACACAGGGCTAACCCTTGGTACGAGCGTTGTTCTAATTGATGGACTTATCGTCCTTTCTGCGGCTCTTGTCTTTGATATTGAACGAGGATTATATGCATTAATAGCCCTATATGTAACGAGCAAAACGATAGATTTAGTTCAGGTTGGGTTTGGCAGATCGAAAACCGCAATGATTATTACAAACAGGCAAGAAGAAGTACGTGAGGGGATTTTAAATAAAATCGATCGCGGTGTGACAAAACTGTCGGCTTATGGTGGATTTACAGATAATGAGCGGCCGGTACTAATGTGTGTAGTCGATCAACGGGAGTTCACAAAATTGAAACAATTGGTTAAATCCCTTGACCCTTCTGCGTTTGTTGTTGTTATGGATGCTTCTGAAGTGTTGGGGGAAGGTTTCAAAAGAGCTTAATACTGCTATACTATTCCTTGTATGGTAATTTTTTCTGAAGGGGGAGTAGCGATGAAGAAAAAGCTGCTAAAAATGGTATTGGGAACAGCTTTAGTTATGGGTCTGGCTGCCTGTGGCGGCGGGGATGACGAAGCTGGAGGCGACACTGCTGCTGGCGGGGATGCTGAAAAAATTTATTCACAAAAATGCTCAAGCTGTCATGGCGGTGACTTAAAGGGCGGTATGGGACCTGACCTTACAGCTGTAGGAGCAAGCAAATCAAAGGATGAAATTGCCGGCATCATTAAAAATGGTACAGATGGCGGAATGCCAGCTGGTCTTATCGAAGGCGACGATCTAGACAAGGTTGCTGACTGGCTGGCAGCTAAAAAGTAATTTACATAAACGTTCTGTGATTCTACAGAACGTTTTTTATTTTTTTCGGATCTATGTTACTTTATTAAGATATTGTTAAATTTTGTCGAAAAATATTGGGTGTAAATAACAATTTATGTAGGTTTTGAAAAGAAACTGTAATATTTTTACCGCTTTTTTTAAGCCTATAGAGTGTTATAATGAAATTGTGCGAAATCCTGCAGTATTTTGTCTAGGATTTTGTTTTTATGCAAGAAAATAAGAGGTTGTTGTCGAATCTTATTGTTTCGAAACTAACTTACAAAGGTGATCTAAATGATAGAAATGCAAGATGTATTTAAAAAATACCCAAATGGGGTTACAGCCATAAATGGAATAGACGTACGGATTAATCAAGGCGAATTTGTTTATGTGGTTGGTCCAAGTGGTGCAGGTAAATCTACTTTTATTAAAATGATGTATCGCGAGGAAGTTCCGACCTCGGGTACTATTACAATGAATGGTGTTAACGTTGCAAAAATAAAAAACAAAAAAGTACCGATTTTCCGACGCAATCTTGGTGTAGTCTTTCAAGATTTTAAACTACTGCCAACGAAAACTGTTTATGAGAATGTAGCCTTTGCACTTGAGGTTATTGAAGCTCAGCCTAAGTTTATAAAGAAGCGCGTGATGGAGGTCCTTGATCTCGTTAACCTAAAGCATAAAGCAAGAATGCTTCCGACAGAGTTATCGGGAGGAGAGCAGCAACGTGTTTCGATTGCACGCTCCATCGTTAACTCGCCTAAGATAGTCATAGCTGACGAGCCTACAGGTAACCTTGACCCCGAGACATCATGGGAAATTATGAATATCTTTGAAGAAATTAATAACAGGGGTACCACGATCGTCATGGCAACCCATAATCGGGAAATCGTCAACACAATTAAACATCGTGTAATTGCGATTGAGGCAGGAAAAATC
This genomic stretch from Neobacillus niacini harbors:
- a CDS encoding YitT family protein, coding for MNKRRNNQPAPKFVSALEYINVLIGSAIIALAFNVFLLPNQIASGGVSGISTILLSVFGWEPAYVQWAFNIPLFIAGVIFLGKQFGVKTLVGTIFLPFVVFLTKNIDPWTNDALLGALFGGIVVGLGLGIVFRGNGSTGGTDLAAQIITKYTGLTLGTSVVLIDGLIVLSAALVFDIERGLYALIALYVTSKTIDLVQVGFGRSKTAMIITNRQEEVREGILNKIDRGVTKLSAYGGFTDNERPVLMCVVDQREFTKLKQLVKSLDPSAFVVVMDASEVLGEGFKRA
- the cccB gene encoding cytochrome c551 is translated as MKKKLLKMVLGTALVMGLAACGGGDDEAGGDTAAGGDAEKIYSQKCSSCHGGDLKGGMGPDLTAVGASKSKDEIAGIIKNGTDGGMPAGLIEGDDLDKVADWLAAKK
- the ftsE gene encoding cell division ATP-binding protein FtsE, with the protein product MIEMQDVFKKYPNGVTAINGIDVRINQGEFVYVVGPSGAGKSTFIKMMYREEVPTSGTITMNGVNVAKIKNKKVPIFRRNLGVVFQDFKLLPTKTVYENVAFALEVIEAQPKFIKKRVMEVLDLVNLKHKARMLPTELSGGEQQRVSIARSIVNSPKIVIADEPTGNLDPETSWEIMNIFEEINNRGTTIVMATHNREIVNTIKHRVIAIEAGKIARDEQRGDYGYEN